In the Lascolabacillus massiliensis genome, one interval contains:
- a CDS encoding siderophore ABC transporter substrate-binding protein — MKKNIFYIGLTSLLIIGLIQTGCTVGSQKGDTDDNTNGEKIEITHALGTTVVNSNPQRVVALDFSVLENLDYMGIKPVAIPKSSIPAHLSKFKDDQSVVDVGSLTEVNLEKINEVQPDLIIMSQRLLDFYDQLSSIAPVLYPETVDSDNFMAVFEKNLDNLALIFNKKDEVEKAKSDIRKKVEEAKKITTASDDRALILLHNRGRFSAYGSGSRFGLIHDVLGVAEAAEGLSVHRHGNPVSSEFIQKADPDIIFIIDRSRVVENNTTNKEEIENLLIKETKAAKNDRIYYLNPEVWYLAGSGITSVNIMIDEVVQAF; from the coding sequence ATGAAAAAAAATATATTTTATATCGGATTAACTTCATTATTAATCATTGGGTTAATCCAGACAGGTTGCACAGTAGGCAGTCAAAAAGGAGATACGGATGATAATACCAATGGAGAGAAAATAGAAATCACTCATGCATTAGGTACAACCGTAGTTAATAGTAACCCTCAAAGGGTGGTGGCACTCGATTTCTCTGTACTTGAGAATCTCGATTATATGGGTATTAAACCTGTTGCAATACCAAAAAGCTCTATTCCTGCCCATCTTAGTAAATTCAAAGATGATCAATCGGTAGTAGATGTTGGGAGCTTAACCGAAGTCAATCTAGAAAAAATAAATGAAGTTCAGCCTGATCTGATTATTATGAGTCAGCGTCTACTGGATTTTTATGATCAACTATCCTCAATTGCACCTGTTTTGTATCCAGAAACTGTAGATTCAGATAACTTTATGGCAGTTTTTGAAAAGAATCTTGATAACCTGGCACTTATCTTCAATAAAAAGGATGAGGTTGAGAAAGCAAAAAGTGATATCAGGAAAAAGGTTGAAGAAGCAAAGAAAATAACAACAGCTTCCGACGACAGAGCTTTAATCCTGTTGCATAATCGCGGACGATTCAGTGCATATGGTAGCGGCTCACGATTTGGTCTCATTCACGATGTCCTTGGAGTCGCCGAAGCAGCTGAGGGATTAAGTGTACACAGGCATGGTAATCCTGTATCCAGTGAGTTTATTCAAAAAGCAGATCCAGATATTATTTTCATTATTGACAGAAGCAGAGTTGTAGAAAATAATACAACAAATAAGGAGGAAATTGAGAACTTGCTGATAAAAGAGACGAAAGCTGCAAAGAATGATAGAATATATTATCTGAACCCCGAGGTTTGGTATCTTGCAGGAAGTGGTATCACTTCTGTAAATATCATGATAGACGAGGTGGTACAGGCTTTTTAA
- a CDS encoding iron chelate uptake ABC transporter family permease subunit, which produces MEKALVIRRNLIIALILLIGSALLFLFYKMGNSWEFAIRFRGIKVVAIIVVAGCVAFSSVTFQTLTNNRILTPSIMGFESLYLLIQTIIVFVYGDQTFKVLSHFSNFAISVSGMIIFSFLLYLMIYKKGKDNLYLLLLVGIILGTLFSSLSSFMQLLIDPNDFFIIQGKMFATFNKINNGLLWPSLTIMVIILFIGFRMSKYLDVLALGRDQAINLGLNYNRVVKFFLVFIAILVSVSTALVGPITFLGLLVTNLTYELFKTYKHSVIIIACFLVSAISLLLGQFIMERVFNLSVPISAIINIVGGFYFMYLLLRVKKL; this is translated from the coding sequence ATGGAAAAGGCGTTAGTTATAAGAAGAAACCTTATAATTGCACTGATATTACTGATTGGAAGTGCACTGCTTTTTCTGTTCTACAAAATGGGAAACAGTTGGGAGTTTGCCATCCGTTTCAGGGGAATTAAGGTGGTTGCAATAATTGTAGTTGCCGGATGTGTTGCATTTTCATCAGTCACTTTTCAAACTCTAACAAACAACAGGATTCTAACTCCCTCAATAATGGGCTTTGAATCGTTATATCTTCTAATTCAGACTATTATTGTATTTGTTTATGGTGATCAGACATTTAAAGTCCTGAGCCATTTCAGCAACTTCGCCATTTCAGTAAGCGGAATGATAATCTTTTCTTTTTTGCTCTATTTGATGATTTATAAAAAGGGAAAAGATAATCTTTACCTTCTCTTACTGGTAGGAATAATACTTGGAACACTCTTTTCAAGTTTAAGCTCATTCATGCAGTTGCTCATTGACCCAAATGATTTTTTTATAATTCAGGGGAAGATGTTTGCTACATTCAATAAGATAAACAATGGTCTGCTTTGGCCATCATTAACGATAATGGTCATAATTCTTTTTATTGGATTCAGGATGTCAAAGTACCTTGATGTACTGGCATTGGGAAGAGATCAGGCTATTAATTTAGGACTAAACTATAATAGAGTAGTAAAGTTTTTTCTTGTTTTTATTGCAATATTAGTTTCTGTCTCCACTGCTTTGGTGGGACCAATTACTTTTTTAGGGCTGCTGGTAACAAACTTAACATATGAGCTGTTTAAGACCTACAAGCATAGTGTCATAATTATAGCTTGTTTTTTAGTATCTGCAATTTCATTGCTTTTAGGGCAGTTTATTATGGAAAGGGTATTCAACTTATCTGTTCCAATAAGTGCAATAATAAACATTGTAGGAGGATTCTATTTTATGTACTTACTTTTAAGAGTTAAAAAATTATGA
- a CDS encoding LL-diaminopimelate aminotransferase gives MFKVNENYLFLKESYLFSTIAEKVEKYKTTNPGADLIRLGIGDVTLPLPPSVIKAIHTSADEMGSRETFRGYGPEQGYSFLRDKIVEIDYLQKGIEIANDEVFISDGSKSDTGNIGDILGEENVVAITDPVYPVYLDTTIMRIGKSNKILLLECEEDNGFLPQLPKEHVDVVYLCYPNNPTGTVMTKSELKRWVDWALENNSLILFDSAYEAYIQDENVPKSIYEIENAERCAIEFRSFSKNAGFTGLRCSYTVVPMSLKTKLANGTEININKLWNRRQSTKFNGTPYIVQRAAEAIYTTEGQREVKEMVAYYMNNANIIRQGLINKGWRVFGGENSPYVWMKCPNGLDSWEFFDHLLNKCHIVGTPGVGFGSKGQGYFRLTAFNSLEKTVEAVERIISVQ, from the coding sequence ATGTTTAAAGTAAACGAAAACTATTTATTTCTTAAAGAGAGCTATCTTTTTAGCACGATAGCAGAAAAAGTGGAAAAATACAAAACCACTAATCCGGGAGCCGATCTGATACGTCTTGGTATAGGAGATGTAACCTTGCCCTTGCCCCCTTCAGTAATTAAAGCTATTCATACTTCTGCAGATGAGATGGGAAGTAGGGAAACATTCAGGGGGTATGGTCCGGAGCAAGGTTATAGCTTTTTGAGGGATAAAATCGTAGAGATTGATTATCTGCAAAAAGGAATAGAAATTGCAAATGATGAGGTGTTTATAAGTGATGGATCTAAAAGTGATACAGGTAATATAGGAGATATTTTAGGAGAAGAGAATGTGGTTGCTATAACTGATCCTGTATATCCTGTGTACCTGGATACAACTATAATGAGAATTGGGAAATCTAATAAGATTTTATTACTGGAATGTGAAGAAGATAATGGCTTTCTCCCTCAATTACCCAAAGAGCATGTTGATGTTGTATACCTCTGTTATCCCAATAATCCAACTGGAACTGTAATGACTAAGTCTGAGCTAAAAAGGTGGGTAGACTGGGCGTTGGAGAACAACAGCCTAATACTTTTTGATTCAGCATATGAGGCTTATATTCAGGATGAAAATGTGCCTAAATCAATATATGAGATAGAAAATGCCGAACGGTGTGCAATAGAATTCCGATCTTTTTCAAAAAATGCAGGGTTTACTGGTCTTCGCTGTAGTTACACAGTAGTTCCCATGTCGCTTAAAACAAAACTGGCAAATGGAACAGAGATCAATATAAATAAATTGTGGAACCGCAGGCAGTCTACCAAATTTAATGGTACTCCATACATTGTGCAGCGAGCAGCAGAAGCAATCTATACTACAGAAGGTCAGAGAGAAGTTAAAGAAATGGTGGCTTACTACATGAACAATGCCAACATTATTCGTCAAGGATTGATAAATAAAGGATGGAGAGTCTTCGGTGGTGAAAACTCTCCATATGTGTGGATGAAATGTCCAAATGGCCTTGATTCCTGGGAATTTTTTGATCACCTCCTAAATAAATGCCATATAGTTGGTACTCCAGGTGTTGGATTTGGCTCAAAAGGTCAGGGTTATTTCCGTTTAACAGCTTTCAATAGTCTTGAAAAAACAGTTGAAGCTGTGGAAAGGATTATTTCAGTCCAATAG
- the dapF gene encoding diaminopimelate epimerase, with translation MRFEKMHAAGNDYIYINLFEEKVENPGELSIRLSERHFGVGSDGIVLIGPSVQADYSMLMYNADGSEGLMCGNAARCVGKYLYERGMTSKNEISLSTKSGIKHLSLKINNSTNKVELIQVNMGKAILSAKDAGAKGYFQLALNEMIDYPIQFDEQKYRITFVSMGNPHAVIFLHNIESLEIEKIGPKIEHLNLFPDRTNVEFVEVVDSKHIKMRVWERGSGETFACGSGACAAVVAGNIIGKCKSKAKVNMRGGQLEVLWDKASKEVYLTGDAHFVYKGEI, from the coding sequence ATGAGATTCGAAAAAATGCATGCCGCAGGCAATGATTATATTTATATAAATCTTTTTGAAGAGAAGGTGGAAAATCCAGGTGAGCTATCAATAAGATTGAGTGAAAGACATTTTGGTGTTGGAAGTGATGGAATCGTTCTTATAGGTCCTTCAGTTCAAGCTGATTACTCAATGTTGATGTATAATGCTGATGGTAGTGAAGGTTTGATGTGTGGTAATGCCGCACGTTGTGTAGGTAAATATCTGTATGAAAGAGGTATGACTAGTAAAAATGAGATTAGTCTAAGTACAAAGTCGGGCATAAAGCATCTATCACTTAAGATTAATAATTCTACAAATAAAGTAGAACTGATTCAGGTTAATATGGGTAAAGCAATTCTTTCAGCAAAAGATGCCGGAGCTAAAGGATATTTTCAGTTAGCTCTAAATGAAATGATTGATTATCCGATCCAGTTCGATGAGCAGAAATATCGAATTACATTTGTTTCGATGGGTAATCCACATGCGGTAATATTTTTACATAATATTGAATCCTTAGAAATAGAGAAAATCGGACCAAAGATTGAACATCTAAATCTATTTCCCGATCGAACAAATGTTGAATTTGTTGAAGTAGTTGATTCAAAACATATAAAAATGAGAGTTTGGGAAAGAGGAAGTGGCGAAACCTTTGCATGTGGAAGTGGTGCTTGTGCTGCAGTTGTGGCAGGTAACATTATAGGAAAATGTAAATCCAAAGCAAAAGTAAATATGAGAGGTGGGCAACTTGAAGTGTTATGGGATAAGGCATCAAAAGAAGTTTATCTTACCGGTGATGCTCATTTTGTATATAAAGGAGAGATCTGA
- a CDS encoding ABC transporter permease yields the protein MRVVVPTIILLILAVFSLFVGVADITVADIINWDVEKISLISISRIPRTAALILAGVGMSVSGVIMQQMTQNKFVSPTTAGTLEAAKMGLLIFFIYTSAAGMALKLLSAFLFTFLASIVFLAIVRKIKHRNVIFVPLVGLMFGGIIGSISTFLAVRLNIVQDSNAWMMGDFSGILQGRYELIYLSLPAIVITYLYANKFTVIGMGEEFSKNLGLNYNSIMNIGLFCVSLTVSSVVITAGAIPFLGLIIPNVVSLIFGDNLKKTLPLVALTGAIFLLICDVFGRIIIYPYEVPIGVTVSIFGAIIFLFLLWKRR from the coding sequence TTGAGAGTAGTTGTACCAACGATTATATTATTGATATTAGCTGTTTTCTCACTATTCGTGGGAGTAGCAGATATTACTGTTGCTGACATAATCAATTGGGATGTTGAGAAAATATCTCTGATTTCAATAAGCAGGATTCCAAGAACTGCTGCACTAATATTAGCTGGAGTTGGAATGAGTGTTTCCGGTGTTATAATGCAACAGATGACACAAAACAAATTTGTATCTCCCACAACTGCAGGTACACTGGAAGCTGCAAAAATGGGGCTTCTGATTTTCTTTATTTATACTTCTGCCGCTGGTATGGCATTAAAACTGTTATCAGCCTTTTTGTTTACATTTCTTGCAAGTATAGTTTTTCTGGCAATAGTACGGAAGATAAAGCATAGGAATGTAATATTTGTTCCGTTAGTTGGACTTATGTTCGGTGGTATTATTGGCTCCATATCCACATTTCTTGCTGTACGATTGAATATAGTTCAAGACTCTAATGCATGGATGATGGGCGATTTCTCAGGTATATTACAGGGACGCTATGAGCTGATCTATCTCTCTTTACCTGCAATTGTCATTACCTATCTTTATGCTAATAAATTTACTGTTATAGGAATGGGTGAGGAGTTTTCAAAGAACCTGGGACTTAACTACAACTCAATAATGAATATTGGTCTGTTCTGTGTTTCACTGACAGTCAGTTCAGTTGTTATCACTGCAGGTGCCATTCCATTTCTAGGGCTGATAATACCAAATGTAGTCAGTTTAATATTTGGAGATAATCTTAAGAAAACATTACCCCTGGTAGCATTAACCGGAGCAATTTTCCTATTGATTTGTGATGTTTTCGGCAGGATAATAATATATCCGTATGAGGTACCGATAGGGGTTACCGTCAGTATTTTTGGTGCAATTATTTTTCTATTTTTATTATGGAAAAGGCGTTAG
- a CDS encoding arsenate reductase family protein, which produces MKPLFIHYPKCGTCRKAYKWLEENGIEVESRHIVENNPNKEELSEWIDKSGLPISRFFNTSGIIYRENNLKEKVNSASRNELLEILASNGMVVKRPIVVGDDFVLVGFNEKQWSEKLL; this is translated from the coding sequence ATGAAACCACTATTTATTCATTACCCCAAATGCGGCACATGTCGCAAAGCTTATAAATGGCTTGAAGAAAATGGCATTGAAGTAGAATCCCGTCATATAGTTGAAAATAATCCCAATAAAGAAGAACTTTCTGAATGGATAGATAAGAGTGGGCTGCCTATCAGCAGATTTTTCAATACTTCAGGGATTATTTACAGGGAAAATAATCTAAAAGAGAAGGTTAATTCAGCATCTCGCAATGAATTACTGGAAATACTTGCTTCGAATGGGATGGTAGTCAAACGTCCAATTGTAGTAGGTGATGATTTTGTACTTGTTGGATTTAACGAGAAGCAATGGTCCGAGAAGTTACTTTGA
- a CDS encoding alpha-L-fucosidase, which translates to MKMKISPKLKFTILFCLSIFTLTVKAKTVTTPKIKPSQEWIDQKFSMFIHFGLYSVYGGVYEGKSVERGYSEQIQSFAGIFSDWYGETANEFNPLKWNPDSVVSLAKQAGMKSIIFTSKHHDGFCMYHSRYTEFNIVDATPYSRDLMKELADACRRGGIGFGVYYSLIDWHYPHAYPISSHNADPLTDEHYEFNMKQVEEIMTNYGDISEIWFDMGSLTPEQSKGLYELVNRLQPDCMISGRLGNDYVDFAVMADNEYPDYKMGIPWQTAASIFNETWGYRSWQVRGDLQEKREEKISSLIKVISRGGNYLLNIGPRGDGSIVEFERDVLLGVGNWISKNSEAIYGSEASPFHTPFEWGDITYNNDKIYAFISKMPANSKIELSGFKGKVKSAELLSTGQPLFFSQKGDKLIINADMGINNRGIDTEAVSEAEFPVIKISFVDGFTINPSIIVNDGKLIPGNSMPVFGHSSLNYYAGYKSLTGYDWAFKTGRKSIIPKISFTESEVGRSLKLNIDGESQIVTLKPSGEKTITTPKGSVMWGKLYRKPGKGVFGNLEEEGLDFVSVGQLSEDLKTVWKEVIDYKYGEKYQEKISPRQSFILLQEIESDRNQTIAVRLGSGNGAYIILNGRYITAHLSPKRLKYQEEIVLLPLTKGKNQLIVKYYNGYEKELSYSITPLNEWTIFENNLSSYNLQEKEYHTISLTAEDAESYVSPIRMNNIVIELN; encoded by the coding sequence ATGAAAATGAAGATTAGTCCAAAACTGAAGTTTACAATTTTATTCTGTTTAAGTATATTTACACTGACTGTTAAGGCTAAAACTGTCACTACTCCGAAAATAAAGCCATCACAGGAATGGATTGATCAGAAATTTTCAATGTTTATTCATTTTGGTCTCTATTCTGTATATGGAGGCGTTTATGAGGGAAAATCAGTAGAACGAGGTTATAGCGAACAGATACAGTCATTCGCGGGAATATTCAGTGACTGGTATGGAGAGACGGCTAATGAATTCAATCCTTTGAAATGGAATCCCGATAGTGTTGTATCCCTTGCTAAACAAGCAGGGATGAAATCTATAATTTTTACCTCAAAGCATCACGATGGTTTTTGTATGTATCACTCAAGATATACAGAATTTAATATTGTTGATGCTACACCATACTCTAGAGATTTAATGAAGGAACTTGCCGATGCTTGCCGGAGAGGAGGTATAGGCTTTGGGGTCTATTATTCGCTGATCGACTGGCATTATCCGCACGCTTATCCTATCTCGAGTCACAATGCGGATCCTCTAACTGATGAGCATTACGAATTCAACATGAAACAGGTTGAGGAAATTATGACCAATTATGGAGATATATCAGAAATTTGGTTTGATATGGGATCTCTTACACCTGAGCAAAGTAAAGGTCTGTATGAGTTGGTTAACCGTTTGCAGCCTGACTGCATGATTAGCGGGAGGTTAGGTAATGATTATGTTGATTTCGCAGTGATGGCTGATAATGAGTACCCTGATTATAAAATGGGTATACCCTGGCAAACTGCAGCTTCAATTTTTAACGAAACTTGGGGATACAGGTCATGGCAGGTTCGAGGAGATCTACAAGAAAAGAGAGAAGAGAAAATATCTAGTTTGATAAAAGTGATAAGCAGAGGTGGAAACTATCTTCTCAATATAGGTCCTCGTGGCGATGGTTCTATTGTTGAATTTGAAAGAGATGTGCTTCTTGGAGTTGGAAACTGGATAAGTAAAAACAGTGAAGCAATTTATGGTTCTGAAGCAAGTCCTTTTCATACTCCTTTTGAATGGGGTGATATCACTTATAATAATGATAAAATTTACGCTTTTATAAGCAAAATGCCGGCCAATTCAAAGATAGAATTGTCAGGTTTCAAAGGTAAAGTAAAAAGTGCGGAACTGTTGTCAACCGGTCAACCTCTTTTTTTCTCTCAAAAAGGAGACAAATTGATAATTAATGCGGACATGGGAATTAACAATAGAGGTATTGATACTGAAGCTGTATCGGAGGCTGAATTCCCTGTAATTAAAATAAGCTTTGTAGACGGTTTTACTATTAATCCATCTATAATTGTCAATGATGGGAAATTAATCCCTGGTAATAGTATGCCTGTTTTTGGCCATTCAAGTTTGAATTACTATGCTGGCTACAAGAGCCTGACAGGTTACGACTGGGCATTTAAAACAGGAAGAAAAAGTATTATCCCTAAAATAAGTTTTACAGAAAGTGAAGTTGGGCGTAGCTTAAAACTTAATATAGATGGTGAAAGTCAAATAGTTACCCTTAAGCCATCTGGAGAGAAAACTATTACTACACCAAAAGGCTCCGTAATGTGGGGCAAACTATACAGAAAACCGGGCAAGGGAGTTTTTGGAAATCTCGAAGAAGAGGGTTTGGATTTTGTTTCAGTTGGTCAACTCTCAGAAGATCTAAAGACCGTTTGGAAGGAGGTTATAGATTATAAATATGGAGAAAAGTATCAGGAGAAGATTTCACCCAGACAAAGTTTCATATTACTGCAGGAAATAGAGTCTGATCGCAATCAAACCATAGCTGTGAGATTAGGCTCAGGCAATGGAGCATATATAATACTAAATGGCAGATATATAACTGCTCACTTGTCTCCAAAACGATTAAAGTATCAGGAAGAGATTGTGCTGCTTCCTTTAACCAAGGGAAAAAATCAACTTATTGTAAAATATTATAACGGTTACGAAAAAGAGTTATCTTACAGTATCACTCCTCTAAACGAATGGACTATTTTTGAGAACAACTTAAGTAGTTATAATTTACAAGAAAAAGAGTATCACACAATATCTCTCACTGCTGAAGACGCAGAATCTTATGTTTCACCTATCCGAATGAACAATATCGTAATAGAATTGAATTAA
- a CDS encoding ABC transporter permease, with the protein MNRLSLIIQREYLTRVRKKSFIILTVLMPFLMVAISLVPFWLSTLNDGSIKNVAVIDNTGIYAPLLKSTDQYDFQIIGSAELQDSESRLGKDLFAILQITNDLSKDPRAVSLTSEKQSPMELQSLIERTLNEKLTEQRLDELSNSSNVDSEAISQVRNILENSSGVNLRTLRMGDDGSVKESSTEIASIIGMMFTILIYMFILLYGNMVMQAVLEEKKSRVVEVMISSVKPVNLLIGKVVGIGLVGLTQLAIWGIMTSVLFTGVSFFIANPEQAVAVSSEMNDFNIEGILNSIMSINWLELLFYFILFFIGGYVLYASIFAMFASAVDSEEDTSQFMTPVTLLIVFAFLAGFYSVSNPDGPLAFWTSLIPFTSPIVMMVRIPFGIPFWEVLMSLVLLYGTFILISIFAAKIYRVGILMYGKKPSIQEMMKWVTYK; encoded by the coding sequence ATGAACAGATTAAGCTTAATAATTCAACGAGAGTATCTTACAAGAGTAAGGAAAAAATCCTTTATAATTCTTACAGTACTTATGCCATTTCTTATGGTGGCAATATCTCTGGTTCCATTTTGGCTATCAACGCTGAATGACGGGAGTATAAAAAATGTTGCAGTAATTGATAACACCGGAATATATGCACCATTATTGAAGTCAACTGATCAATATGATTTTCAGATTATAGGGAGTGCAGAATTACAGGATTCAGAAAGCAGGTTAGGTAAGGATTTATTTGCTATCCTGCAAATTACAAATGATTTAAGCAAAGATCCACGCGCTGTATCACTTACATCAGAAAAGCAATCACCAATGGAATTGCAGTCACTTATAGAGAGAACCTTAAATGAGAAGTTGACAGAGCAAAGGCTTGATGAGCTCTCAAATTCAAGTAATGTTGACAGTGAGGCAATTAGTCAGGTTCGTAATATTCTTGAAAACTCATCAGGAGTTAACCTTAGAACTCTGCGTATGGGTGATGACGGTAGTGTAAAAGAGTCTTCAACTGAGATAGCCAGTATAATCGGGATGATGTTTACAATTCTGATCTATATGTTTATACTACTATACGGCAATATGGTTATGCAGGCTGTTCTAGAAGAAAAAAAGAGCAGAGTTGTCGAAGTAATGATTTCTTCTGTTAAGCCAGTTAATCTGTTGATAGGAAAGGTTGTAGGTATAGGATTAGTTGGACTTACTCAATTAGCAATATGGGGTATAATGACTTCAGTTCTTTTTACTGGAGTATCTTTCTTTATTGCAAATCCTGAACAGGCAGTAGCTGTATCCTCCGAAATGAATGATTTCAATATTGAAGGAATCCTGAATTCAATAATGAGTATAAACTGGCTGGAGCTACTCTTTTATTTTATATTGTTTTTTATTGGAGGGTATGTATTGTATGCCTCAATTTTTGCAATGTTCGCTTCAGCTGTTGACAGTGAAGAGGATACAAGTCAATTCATGACACCGGTAACTCTCCTTATCGTCTTTGCTTTCTTGGCAGGATTCTATAGCGTAAGCAACCCTGATGGTCCTTTGGCATTTTGGACTTCTTTAATACCATTTACTTCTCCTATCGTTATGATGGTAAGGATTCCATTTGGAATTCCATTTTGGGAGGTCCTTATGTCTCTTGTGTTGCTTTATGGTACATTCATATTAATTTCGATATTTGCTGCAAAGATATACAGGGTTGGTATTTTAATGTATGGTAAAAAACCATCAATTCAAGAAATGATGAAGTGGGTTACATATAAATAA
- a CDS encoding iron ABC transporter ATP-binding protein — protein sequence MIEVQEITKQYGDKVVLDKVGLQFNKGKITSLIGGNGAGKSTLLSVISRLLSQDGGVVLVDEKNVTEYKSKVLAQRLSILKQSNHVRLKLTVRELVSFGRFPYSQEKLNKEDILMVDRAIDFLNLKDIENSYIDELSGGQKQRAYMAMVVAQDTEYILLDEPLNNLDMKHSVQTMKIMRKLADELGKTIIIVLHDINFASHYSDYIVALKEGKIIYHDTTENIIREDVLRDIFDINIKICEFESKRICNYY from the coding sequence ATGATTGAAGTTCAGGAAATCACAAAACAATATGGTGATAAAGTTGTACTCGATAAGGTGGGTCTGCAATTTAACAAAGGAAAAATTACTTCACTAATTGGAGGTAATGGTGCAGGCAAGAGTACTTTATTATCTGTAATAAGCCGTCTACTGTCACAAGATGGAGGCGTAGTCTTAGTAGATGAAAAGAATGTAACCGAATACAAAAGTAAGGTGCTGGCTCAACGACTCTCTATACTAAAGCAGTCGAATCATGTGAGACTAAAACTAACTGTTCGTGAGCTTGTTTCGTTCGGAAGATTTCCTTATTCACAGGAAAAACTTAATAAAGAGGATATTCTGATGGTTGACAGGGCCATAGATTTTCTCAATCTTAAGGATATAGAGAATTCATATATTGATGAACTGAGTGGAGGTCAGAAACAGCGAGCCTACATGGCTATGGTTGTTGCTCAGGATACAGAGTATATTTTGCTGGACGAACCTCTTAATAATCTTGATATGAAGCATTCGGTGCAGACTATGAAAATAATGCGTAAGCTTGCAGATGAGCTTGGTAAAACAATAATCATAGTATTGCATGATATAAATTTTGCCTCTCACTACTCTGATTACATTGTTGCACTGAAAGAGGGTAAAATTATTTATCACGACACTACAGAGAATATAATCAGAGAAGATGTCCTGAGAGATATTTTTGATATTAACATAAAAATCTGTGAGTTTGAAAGTAAAAGAATCTGTAACTATTATTAA